A single genomic interval of uncultured Desulfobulbus sp. harbors:
- a CDS encoding Druantia anti-phage system protein DruA, protein METTAPMYKIRGRHLNQHDLAEIREFVTDHWDTGRTAISKILCQRWQWRQPNGQLKDMACRSLLLTLEKKGELILPPRMKETYRFPRRADRRTYAIDTTEMAGPVSAFGSLTIKMVRQSPDEGVWDYLIDRYHYLGAPWIVGSSLKYLAYLDDRLVACLGWGSAAWKIASRDQLIGWNHEQRERNLSQVVNNVRFLILPWVNVQHLASKVLALNIRQLERDWFAFYREPICLLETFVETGRFKGTCYRAANWAKVGETTGRGKYDRHCQRSEPVKAVFLYPLNTQFRELLRG, encoded by the coding sequence ATGGAAACCACAGCGCCTATGTACAAAATTCGGGGTCGCCACCTCAACCAGCATGACCTAGCCGAAATCCGTGAGTTCGTTACCGACCATTGGGATACTGGTCGCACGGCGATCTCGAAAATTCTCTGCCAGCGGTGGCAGTGGCGGCAGCCAAACGGCCAGTTGAAGGATATGGCCTGCCGGAGCCTCCTGCTCACCTTGGAGAAAAAAGGCGAACTCATTTTGCCGCCTCGGATGAAGGAGACCTATCGTTTCCCTCGTCGGGCAGATCGCCGTACCTATGCAATTGACACCACGGAAATGGCTGGTCCTGTTTCCGCGTTTGGCTCTTTGACAATCAAGATGGTTCGCCAAAGCCCTGATGAGGGGGTATGGGATTACCTGATTGACCGCTATCATTATCTGGGCGCCCCCTGGATCGTCGGTTCGTCGCTGAAATATCTCGCCTACCTGGACGATCGCCTGGTTGCCTGTCTTGGTTGGGGCTCCGCTGCCTGGAAGATAGCCTCTCGCGATCAGTTGATCGGTTGGAACCATGAGCAGCGAGAGCGCAACCTGTCTCAAGTGGTGAACAACGTTCGTTTCCTTATCCTGCCTTGGGTCAACGTTCAGCACCTGGCATCTAAGGTGCTCGCCTTGAACATCCGCCAGTTGGAACGGGATTGGTTCGCCTTTTACCGGGAACCCATCTGTCTGCTGGAGACCTTTGTAGAGACCGGGCGTTTTAAGGGGACCTGTTACCGGGCCGCCAACTGGGCCAAGGTGGGAGAAACCACCGGTCGTGGTAAATATGACCGCCACTGCCAACGAAGCGAGCCGGTAAAGGCTGTCTTCCTCTACCCGTTGAACACACAATTCAGGGAGCTACTTCGTGGCTAA
- a CDS encoding calcium-binding protein, with protein MQRTSVRKQADNTADSVPRDRLPLKGYGGADYLEGGLGQDTLIGGSGDDTFYVQGQDTDYDKFIGGEDTDIILGSAGDDTIRVHELLVSDSIENIDGGGGTNTISGTDDSDTIDLTGVSVTNIAEIRGGGGADTITGTSENDNIFGDDGADILIGGAGDDTLTGGAGVDTYIINTGDGNDTIVDDGGNILKVNGKVIGGVFTQITGTSTYVLNFNNQELTLSFGTSTTLSIDGTTCVTFGNQSAPEDFVNGDFGINLDDAPSDGFDHSLTGTTSSDLLYYEGSGMYTLGITSNNSEPFYDGDDYLALIQLTEHFQDDEWDFHNLYANQVGADETLYIDGDAGDDRLFGLNGSDHLIGGSGNDMLQGALDYTQSADAYSGDLLEGGTGNDFLLGSYADDTLLGGDDQDVLFGVIGRDILSGEDGSDLLIGGAGKDFLTGGEGDDVLYGDGGFSGSFLDIGESYTFSVTFNENGVPIGLTSSTVSVFNNLDENVSGDDVLDGGAGRDFLSGGYGKDTLLGGSEQDTLTGGEGDDILDGGDGNDLLLGDNIDSSGSGNDILYGGSGDDQLQGAEGDDRLFGDDGNDILFGQTGDDALYGGAGEDQLQGGEGNDCLDGGDDADYLFGQAGDDELHGGAGDDWLAGEDESNAGVVSSLTGNDTIYGGLGSDVLVGGNGADILSGDEDDDRLYGGNDNDTLYGGDGADSLYGQAGDDELNGGDGDDWLAGEDESNSSAISSLTGNDTLSGGGGNDVLVGGNGNDTLYGDNGDDRLYGGIGDDFLYGGEGNDFLYGGTGSDILAGGAGDDTYYISRGSGLKHIVDTSDDHNKIVFQGGINLSSISLSLGSLMISSGEPGDELHIDGVDYDNLAATTPIETIEFSDGQIMSVAEVIAAVGIDLPATEEADSITGTSGRDNINALAGDDTVDSRGGDDQLDLGTGNDMAYAGEGNDIILAGDGDDTVYGEAGNDTINGGTGIDTLYGGDGDDTITGDSGDDILSGGEGADLLSGSVGLDVLYGEAGDDTLHGNEDNDQLFGGADHDILYGDEGDDTLDGEAGADQLFGGDGNDTLYGGAGNDVLTGGLGTDTLVGGLDDDIYIVDSTDDTLTEQVDEGQDLVIASLNYTLETNIENLQLAEESTALIGTGNELDNTLEGNSQNNSLYGLAGADTLVGNAGDDLLDGGVGADTLIGGAGDDQYLVDDVADILIEDAGNGSDTVTATVNYNLADNIENLSLLGAQALIGTGNDLANTLTGNEYNNQLDGQAGNDILYGGAGDDSLIGGLGSDQMIGGTGNDTYVVDNANDIVVELVDEGVDLVESSISTELADNVENLTLTGTSDINATGNTGGNLLQGNSGNNTLSGLDGNDELRGGDGDDRLIGGLGTDLLAGGLGNDTYEVENLEDTLVENSDEGTDTVESSVSYSLGENLENLVLTGTAVINGTGNELSNHIIGNSANNILDGGSGADTLEGGAGDDTYLTSDEGDSIIETASQGMDTEIRGYETSAELSDFVEYLVLSGSIIQGTGNLQSNTITGNDADNILLGLGGDDTLIGGLGSDHMEGGDGNDIYEVDDAGDVVVELAGGGYDTIRSTLGITLDTYVENAILTGSANVDAIGNEQDNYLEGNSGDNRLEGGAGVDTMIGGSGNDTYLTDVEGDSITEEANQGVDTEIRSYDTLYLLSDNVENLTLAGTAYRGNGNALDNIITGNDVANNLWGLEGDDSLIGNAGDDALFGDEGQDILLGGTGDDYLEGGSGDDSLYGEDGDDQLDGGSGDNFLRGGLGNDTYVYRSDAGVYQIDNSDGGSDWLLFTDDLTADRLSFIKSDDDLIVRVDGDENHQVVIGNWFLGQQYQLYAIQPSGANGITAATINRMFPPDNPEADGIEIPAEVVFDQQLYGTSDGEQLLGTSGNDSLRGYEGNDYLFGQGGDDWLLGGSGDDQLDGGTGNDMLYGGSGNDVYVFRSGYGAETIDNSGGGTDWLLFDTGLTLDTLVFSRVDDNLVIDVDGTDDQVTVLNWFTDTDNRIEYIQPYGGNGISAAQIEALLTEDPPAGDFDTVVEGTTAAEQLVGTSGADQLNAYAGDDQLFGLAGDDELNGGDGNDYLDGGAGNDVQNGGAGADQLGGDAGDDILVGGSDNDIYVYRAGAGADTIINTGGGTDWLIFDDGITSDRLSFIQSEDDLIIRVDENSATQVTVSNWFQGGENQLSYIQPDGESSISAAQINALFTVPPDDGGDDDLLTVPDESTFDMVVTGAATGSQIVGSSGNDLLQGLAGDDQLFGLGGNDWLVAGDGSDYLDGGSGNDTQLGGAGDDQLGGDAGDDVLSGGSGNDIYVYRAGSGNDTIINEGGGTDWLIFTDDITADRLTYVQTGDDLLVNIDDGEAGSVTVLDWFLDSEHQLSYIQPSGGYGIPAASLPIEQASTTSSSESGSVLVLSDFVSGEDVLELSKSVFTSLTDEGTLSSALFCANSTGSAQDDNDYILYNTSSGALLYDADGSGEGAAVQFASLSNKPEVSANDFLVVA; from the coding sequence GTGCAGCGTACATCTGTACGTAAACAGGCCGATAACACCGCAGATTCGGTGCCCCGTGATCGCTTACCTTTGAAGGGGTATGGTGGGGCTGATTACCTGGAAGGAGGCCTCGGGCAAGATACCCTAATCGGAGGATCAGGAGACGACACTTTTTATGTCCAGGGCCAGGACACTGACTATGATAAATTTATCGGTGGTGAAGATACCGACATTATCCTCGGAAGTGCTGGAGATGATACCATTCGTGTCCACGAGTTGCTTGTCAGCGACTCTATAGAAAATATTGATGGTGGAGGGGGAACCAATACCATTAGTGGCACTGATGATAGCGATACTATCGATCTAACAGGGGTTTCAGTAACAAATATTGCAGAGATCCGTGGCGGAGGTGGTGCTGACACCATTACCGGCACCAGTGAAAACGACAATATTTTTGGTGATGATGGCGCAGATATCCTGATAGGTGGAGCTGGTGATGACACTCTGACCGGTGGTGCTGGCGTTGATACGTACATCATTAACACTGGGGATGGCAACGATACCATAGTCGATGATGGTGGCAATATCCTCAAAGTTAATGGCAAAGTGATTGGTGGGGTATTTACGCAAATTACCGGTACCAGCACCTACGTGCTCAATTTCAACAACCAAGAATTAACACTGAGCTTCGGTACGTCCACCACCCTGAGCATCGATGGAACAACCTGTGTCACATTTGGTAACCAAAGTGCCCCTGAAGATTTCGTCAATGGTGACTTTGGAATTAATCTGGACGATGCCCCTTCTGATGGTTTTGACCACTCCCTTACCGGTACAACCTCTTCAGACCTCCTCTATTATGAAGGTTCCGGTATGTATACGCTTGGTATAACCAGCAATAATAGCGAACCTTTTTATGATGGTGACGATTACCTCGCACTTATTCAACTAACAGAACATTTTCAAGATGATGAATGGGATTTTCATAACCTCTACGCCAACCAAGTCGGCGCAGATGAGACGCTGTACATCGACGGTGATGCAGGTGACGACCGTCTCTTCGGACTCAATGGATCCGACCACCTCATCGGCGGTTCCGGCAACGATATGCTCCAGGGGGCATTGGATTATACCCAAAGTGCTGATGCATATAGTGGTGACCTTTTAGAGGGGGGGACTGGTAATGATTTTCTGCTGGGTTCGTACGCTGATGACACCTTGCTGGGCGGCGACGATCAGGACGTTCTCTTTGGGGTGATCGGTAGGGATATTTTGTCGGGTGAGGATGGCAGCGATCTCCTGATCGGCGGGGCAGGCAAGGATTTCCTTACAGGAGGAGAGGGGGATGACGTTCTTTATGGTGATGGCGGCTTCTCCGGATCTTTTCTGGATATCGGCGAGAGTTACACATTTTCTGTAACCTTCAATGAAAATGGAGTTCCAATTGGCTTAACCAGCTCCACAGTTTCGGTCTTTAACAATCTCGACGAGAACGTTTCCGGCGATGATGTGCTTGACGGTGGTGCAGGCCGGGATTTTCTATCCGGTGGATATGGTAAGGATACCCTGCTTGGTGGCTCGGAACAGGATACCCTCACTGGCGGTGAGGGCGATGACATCCTTGATGGCGGCGACGGCAATGATTTGCTCTTGGGGGATAATATTGATTCCTCGGGCTCCGGTAACGATATCCTGTACGGCGGCAGTGGAGACGATCAATTACAGGGCGCTGAAGGAGATGATCGTCTATTTGGGGATGACGGGAATGACATTCTTTTTGGCCAGACAGGTGATGATGCACTGTATGGTGGAGCCGGTGAGGATCAGCTGCAAGGTGGGGAAGGTAATGACTGCCTTGATGGTGGAGATGATGCAGACTACCTGTTCGGTCAAGCTGGCGATGATGAACTCCATGGTGGCGCTGGTGATGACTGGCTGGCTGGCGAGGATGAATCCAATGCTGGTGTTGTGAGTTCTCTGACAGGAAACGATACCATTTATGGCGGCTTAGGCTCCGATGTCCTGGTTGGCGGTAATGGGGCAGATATCCTTTCCGGTGACGAAGACGATGACCGGCTTTATGGCGGCAACGACAACGACACTCTTTACGGCGGAGATGGTGCGGATTCTCTCTACGGCCAAGCTGGTGATGATGAACTCAACGGTGGTGATGGCGATGATTGGTTGGCTGGCGAGGATGAATCCAATTCAAGTGCTATCAGTTCCTTAACTGGGAATGATACGCTTTCCGGAGGAGGTGGAAACGATGTCCTGGTCGGTGGCAATGGTAACGACACGCTGTACGGTGATAATGGCGATGATCGCCTCTATGGTGGCATTGGTGACGATTTTCTCTACGGCGGAGAAGGCAATGACTTCCTTTATGGTGGAACCGGGTCCGATATCCTAGCAGGAGGGGCCGGGGACGACACCTATTACATATCTCGAGGCAGCGGACTCAAGCACATTGTCGATACTAGCGATGACCACAACAAGATAGTGTTTCAAGGCGGGATTAACCTAAGTTCGATCTCCCTGTCGCTTGGCTCCCTGATGATCAGCAGTGGTGAACCAGGGGATGAATTGCATATCGACGGAGTGGATTACGATAACCTGGCTGCGACCACACCAATTGAGACCATCGAATTCTCCGACGGACAAATCATGAGTGTGGCTGAGGTTATTGCCGCAGTCGGCATCGACCTTCCAGCTACCGAAGAAGCAGACAGCATCACCGGTACCTCTGGCCGCGATAACATCAATGCCTTGGCCGGTGATGATACCGTTGACAGCCGTGGCGGGGACGATCAGTTGGATCTCGGAACCGGTAACGACATGGCGTATGCCGGAGAGGGCAATGACATCATTTTGGCTGGAGACGGCGATGATACCGTTTACGGTGAGGCAGGCAACGATACCATAAATGGCGGGACAGGTATTGACACCCTATATGGCGGAGACGGCGATGATACCATCACCGGAGATAGCGGTGACGATATTCTTTCTGGCGGGGAAGGTGCTGACCTGCTTTCTGGTAGTGTCGGCCTTGATGTCCTTTATGGTGAAGCTGGCGATGATACACTCCACGGCAATGAGGATAACGACCAACTGTTTGGCGGAGCCGACCATGACATCCTCTATGGCGATGAGGGCGATGATACACTTGATGGTGAAGCTGGTGCTGACCAGTTGTTTGGTGGGGATGGGAATGACACCCTGTATGGCGGAGCCGGTAATGATGTGCTGACCGGAGGTCTTGGAACAGACACCCTTGTCGGTGGCCTTGATGATGACATCTATATAGTTGACAGCACCGATGATACCCTGACCGAGCAGGTTGATGAAGGCCAGGACCTCGTTATTGCTTCATTGAACTACACCCTTGAGACCAACATCGAAAATCTGCAACTGGCTGAAGAATCTACAGCTCTTATCGGCACAGGAAACGAACTGGACAACACTCTTGAAGGAAACTCCCAGAACAACAGCCTGTATGGTCTTGCCGGTGCCGACACCTTGGTCGGTAACGCTGGTGACGATCTCTTGGACGGTGGTGTTGGCGCGGATACCCTAATCGGTGGCGCGGGTGACGACCAATACCTTGTGGATGATGTGGCTGACATTCTCATCGAAGATGCAGGCAACGGGAGTGATACCGTCACCGCGACCGTTAACTATAATCTTGCAGACAATATAGAGAACCTTTCCTTACTCGGGGCTCAAGCCTTAATCGGTACGGGAAACGACCTTGCCAATACTTTGACGGGCAACGAGTACAATAATCAACTCGATGGTCAGGCGGGCAACGATATTCTGTACGGCGGTGCGGGTGACGACTCGTTGATTGGTGGTCTTGGAAGCGATCAAATGATCGGTGGAACCGGCAACGATACCTACGTGGTGGATAATGCAAACGACATAGTCGTCGAACTGGTTGATGAAGGTGTTGACCTGGTTGAAAGCTCCATCAGTACAGAACTTGCCGATAATGTTGAGAATCTTACCCTAACAGGTACCTCGGATATAAATGCCACGGGCAATACCGGAGGCAACCTACTGCAGGGCAACAGTGGAAATAATACCCTGAGCGGTCTTGATGGCAACGATGAGCTTCGAGGTGGTGACGGCGATGATAGACTTATAGGCGGTCTTGGTACAGATTTGCTGGCTGGCGGTTTGGGTAATGATACCTACGAAGTGGAAAATCTGGAGGATACCCTTGTTGAAAACAGCGATGAGGGAACCGATACTGTTGAGAGTTCCGTTTCGTATTCCCTTGGGGAGAACCTAGAAAACCTGGTCCTGACTGGTACGGCTGTTATCAACGGAACAGGGAATGAGTTGAGTAACCACATAATTGGTAACAGTGCCAATAATATACTGGATGGCGGCTCTGGAGCCGACACCCTGGAGGGCGGGGCCGGTGATGATACCTATCTGACCTCCGATGAAGGCGATTCTATTATAGAAACTGCCAGCCAAGGCATGGATACAGAGATCCGTGGCTATGAAACTTCGGCAGAATTGTCCGACTTTGTTGAGTATCTGGTTTTAAGTGGATCTATCATTCAAGGGACCGGTAATTTACAGAGTAACACCATCACTGGTAATGATGCCGACAATATCCTTCTTGGTTTGGGAGGAGATGACACCCTGATTGGCGGCCTAGGCAGTGATCATATGGAAGGCGGTGATGGCAATGACATCTACGAGGTTGATGATGCAGGCGATGTTGTGGTTGAGCTGGCAGGGGGAGGATACGACACTATCAGGAGTACCCTTGGCATAACGCTCGATACCTATGTTGAAAACGCCATCCTCACCGGTTCAGCCAATGTCGATGCCATTGGTAATGAACAGGATAATTATTTGGAGGGCAATAGCGGCGATAACAGGCTTGAGGGTGGCGCTGGTGTGGACACCATGATAGGTGGTTCCGGGAATGACACCTACCTGACGGATGTGGAGGGTGACTCTATTACAGAAGAGGCAAATCAAGGGGTCGATACGGAAATTCGCAGCTATGACACCCTGTACCTGCTTTCCGATAACGTTGAAAATCTTACTCTTGCCGGAACTGCATACCGGGGTAATGGAAATGCCCTTGATAACATCATCACCGGTAATGATGTCGCCAATAATTTATGGGGACTTGAAGGCGACGATTCATTAATCGGTAATGCTGGTGATGATGCCTTGTTTGGTGACGAAGGCCAGGACATCTTGCTTGGCGGCACGGGCGATGATTATTTGGAAGGTGGGTCCGGAGACGACAGCCTGTATGGTGAAGACGGCGACGACCAGCTCGATGGCGGAAGCGGTGATAATTTTCTCCGTGGCGGCTTGGGCAATGATACCTATGTCTACCGTTCCGATGCGGGCGTCTACCAGATCGACAACAGCGATGGCGGTTCGGATTGGCTGCTGTTTACCGACGATCTGACTGCCGATCGCCTGAGCTTTATCAAATCGGATGACGACCTGATTGTCCGGGTTGACGGCGACGAAAACCACCAGGTCGTTATCGGTAACTGGTTCCTGGGCCAGCAGTACCAGCTCTATGCCATCCAGCCCTCTGGAGCCAATGGCATCACAGCGGCAACGATCAATCGGATGTTCCCGCCGGATAATCCTGAGGCCGACGGCATCGAGATCCCGGCTGAGGTCGTGTTTGATCAACAACTCTATGGAACTTCGGATGGTGAGCAGCTGCTTGGAACGTCCGGCAACGATTCCCTACGCGGGTATGAAGGCAATGATTATCTCTTTGGCCAAGGCGGTGACGACTGGTTGCTTGGCGGTTCAGGGGACGATCAGCTCGATGGCGGAACCGGCAACGACATGTTGTATGGCGGCAGCGGAAACGATGTGTATGTCTTCCGTTCCGGTTATGGTGCTGAAACCATCGACAACAGTGGTGGCGGGACCGATTGGTTGCTTTTTGATACAGGCCTGACCCTTGATACGCTTGTCTTCAGCCGGGTTGACGACAACCTGGTGATCGATGTCGATGGAACGGATGATCAGGTGACCGTGCTCAACTGGTTCACCGATACCGACAACCGCATTGAGTATATCCAGCCATACGGAGGCAATGGCATCTCCGCAGCCCAGATTGAGGCCCTCTTGACCGAGGATCCCCCTGCAGGGGATTTTGATACGGTTGTCGAAGGGACGACGGCTGCTGAGCAACTCGTCGGAACGAGCGGTGCGGATCAGCTCAATGCCTATGCAGGAGATGATCAACTGTTCGGACTGGCCGGTGATGACGAGTTGAATGGTGGCGATGGAAACGACTACCTGGACGGCGGCGCAGGCAATGACGTGCAGAATGGTGGCGCAGGTGCCGACCAACTCGGAGGCGATGCCGGTGATGATATCCTGGTTGGTGGTAGCGATAACGACATCTATGTCTACCGGGCCGGGGCCGGGGCGGATACCATCATCAATACCGGTGGGGGAACGGACTGGCTTATTTTTGACGACGGGATTACCAGTGATCGCCTGAGCTTCATCCAATCGGAAGACGACCTGATCATTCGTGTTGACGAGAACTCGGCAACCCAGGTCACGGTGAGCAACTGGTTCCAGGGTGGAGAGAATCAGCTGAGTTATATCCAACCCGATGGTGAGAGTAGTATCTCTGCTGCGCAGATCAATGCCCTGTTCACCGTGCCACCGGATGATGGCGGGGACGATGATCTCCTGACGGTTCCTGATGAGAGTACCTTTGACATGGTGGTGACCGGTGCGGCCACCGGAAGTCAGATCGTCGGTTCCAGCGGTAATGATCTGCTGCAAGGACTTGCAGGAGACGATCAGCTGTTCGGCCTTGGCGGCAACGACTGGCTGGTTGCCGGAGATGGCAGCGATTACCTGGATGGCGGATCGGGCAACGACACCCAATTAGGTGGTGCCGGTGATGATCAACTCGGAGGTGATGCCGGAGACGATGTGCTCAGTGGCGGCAGCGGCAACGATATTTATGTCTACCGTGCCGGTTCGGGGAACGACACCATCATCAATGAAGGTGGTGGTACGGATTGGTTGATTTTTACCGATGACATCACTGCGGATCGCCTCACGTACGTGCAGACCGGCGATGACCTACTGGTCAATATTGATGACGGTGAAGCCGGTTCCGTCACGGTCCTGGATTGGTTCCTGGATTCGGAACATCAGCTCAGCTATATTCAGCCCTCCGGTGGGTATGGTATTCCCGCAGCCTCGCTGCCCATCGAACAGGCAAGCACCACTTCATCCAGCGAGAGTGGATCCGTACTTGTCTTGTCCGACTTTGTCAGCGGTGAGGATGTCCTGGAGTTGAGCAAATCCGTCTTCACCTCCCTTACAGATGAAGGGACGCTCAGTTCGGCCCTCTTCTGTGCCAACTCCACGGGTTCAGCCCAGGACGACAACGATTACATCCTTTACAACACCTCATCCGGTGCACTGCTGTACGATGCCGACGGTAGTGGTGAGGGAGCCGCTGTCCAATTCGCCTCCCTGAGCAATAAACCCGAGGTATCGGCCAACGATTTTCTGGTTGTGGCGTAG
- a CDS encoding MerC domain-containing protein yields MQIIGDTDTGNRIFVKSNGFEQVRYEEFHMSGIYLLALIAIWLFFGWVIYRLCRLWQPAGLFEKSLYIGVGVMLFSVWFGGPFWQVTGKKMYWDARVREMCAQDGGEKIYETEKLPEDQFDKWGLVKFYHPSMKELALGSNYKFSWKEIYLREKNPKIIRSHYSIIRNTDEKLLGELIYYVRIGGDLPGFWHGSSYSCPNDAGTNKFLKSIFVKSEGDKK; encoded by the coding sequence TTGCAAATAATTGGAGATACAGATACGGGGAATAGGATTTTCGTCAAATCAAATGGATTCGAGCAAGTAAGATATGAGGAATTTCATATGAGTGGGATATATCTTTTGGCGCTGATTGCTATTTGGCTGTTTTTTGGCTGGGTGATCTATCGTCTTTGTAGACTATGGCAACCAGCTGGTTTATTTGAAAAATCACTTTATATTGGCGTTGGGGTCATGTTGTTTTCGGTATGGTTCGGAGGTCCATTCTGGCAGGTCACAGGAAAAAAAATGTATTGGGACGCCAGGGTAAGGGAAATGTGTGCGCAGGATGGAGGTGAAAAAATTTACGAAACGGAGAAATTGCCTGAAGATCAATTCGATAAATGGGGACTGGTTAAATTTTATCATCCAAGCATGAAAGAACTAGCATTAGGATCTAACTATAAATTTTCTTGGAAAGAAATATATTTGCGAGAAAAAAACCCAAAGATCATTCGTTCTCATTATTCAATAATTCGCAATACTGATGAAAAATTGTTAGGTGAATTGATTTATTATGTTCGCATAGGCGGAGATTTGCCAGGTTTTTGGCATGGATCTAGCTATTCCTGCCCTAATGATGCCGGAACTAATAAATTTTTAAAATCTATCTTCGTTAAATCTGAAGGGGATAAAAAATGA
- a CDS encoding recombinase family protein has protein sequence MRGHRIGYIRVSSYDQNPDRQLEDVSTDKVFIDKASGKDVHRPRLEELLSFVREGDTVVVHSMDRLARNLDDLRRLVQNLTQRGIRIEFVKEHLAFTGEDSPMANLMLSVMGAFAEFERALIRERQREGIALAKQRGAYRGRKKVLTPKQSEQIRQRAAAGESKAKLAREYGISRETVYQYLRDN, from the coding sequence ATGCGGGGACATAGGATTGGTTACATTCGAGTGAGTAGCTATGATCAGAATCCAGATCGACAACTGGAGGACGTATCAACAGACAAGGTCTTTATCGATAAAGCGTCAGGGAAAGACGTTCACCGGCCTAGACTTGAGGAGCTTTTATCTTTTGTGCGGGAAGGTGACACAGTCGTGGTGCACAGCATGGATCGCCTCGCTCGCAACCTGGATGACTTGCGTCGATTGGTCCAGAATCTGACCCAACGTGGAATTCGTATCGAATTCGTGAAAGAACACCTGGCGTTTACTGGCGAGGATTCGCCAATGGCAAATCTGATGTTATCCGTGATGGGGGCCTTTGCCGAATTTGAGCGGGCGCTTATTCGCGAAAGACAGCGTGAAGGAATAGCGTTGGCAAAACAGCGAGGTGCTTACAGGGGCCGGAAAAAGGTTCTAACTCCAAAACAATCAGAACAGATAAGGCAACGAGCGGCTGCAGGCGAGTCCAAAGCAAAATTGGCCCGTGAGTATGGGATTAGTCGCGAGACGGTTTATCAATACCTCAGAGACAACTAG
- a CDS encoding IS66 family transposase, which yields MAKEYTPLDLQISDAELERLPPSALRLIIRKLLEHIARQDQRIKELETEVSQLKARLDQNSSNSNKPPSTDSPYKENAPKTNKAKSGGRKGHKGHRQQLIPPTKTEIVHPGRCTCGCRTFTELRPYHTHQHIELPEIAMTVIHFILYRGKCSKCGKTGKGHTPKRFQTGFGPRLCALVAEIGGIEGNSRQAIQSFCSSVLGISISLGAIQNIIDRASSAIQPHYEAIGEKAHAARVNHVDETPWKNNGKLNWLWVMASSVVAYFMVHTHRSKDAFESLVGGWEGILVSDGYRLYQNWVHARQTCLAHLIRRAKGLAERKDPELVQCGTWARDELRRLCRMAKDPPTKAEWHAFYARLNRLIALYIDSDSEAGKLVRHIDTEMGSLFTFLLEEGVDPTNNFGERMLRYAVLWRKRSQGTSSDKGNRWVERIVSLRQTCRLQGKSSFHVLVDAMDAFFKDQQPDLEWIRSAT from the coding sequence GTGGCTAAGGAATATACGCCCCTGGATCTCCAGATCAGCGATGCCGAGTTAGAGCGACTGCCACCTTCGGCTCTCCGCCTGATTATCCGCAAACTCCTGGAGCATATCGCCCGCCAAGATCAACGCATCAAAGAGCTGGAGACTGAAGTCAGCCAGCTCAAGGCCAGGCTTGACCAGAATTCGTCCAATTCTAATAAGCCGCCGTCAACAGATTCGCCCTACAAGGAAAATGCACCAAAAACCAACAAGGCAAAATCCGGTGGGCGTAAGGGGCACAAAGGACACCGTCAGCAACTCATACCGCCGACTAAAACAGAAATCGTGCACCCCGGTCGGTGCACCTGCGGTTGCCGGACGTTTACCGAGCTCCGTCCTTACCACACCCATCAGCATATTGAGCTGCCCGAAATAGCGATGACGGTCATCCATTTTATCCTTTATCGCGGCAAGTGCAGCAAATGCGGAAAAACGGGTAAAGGGCACACACCAAAAAGATTTCAAACCGGCTTTGGCCCCAGGCTCTGTGCACTGGTGGCCGAAATCGGCGGTATCGAAGGCAACAGCCGGCAGGCTATTCAGTCTTTTTGCTCCTCGGTCCTGGGTATCAGTATCAGCCTTGGAGCAATTCAGAATATTATCGACCGGGCCTCCAGCGCTATCCAGCCTCATTATGAGGCGATCGGCGAGAAAGCGCATGCCGCCAGGGTAAACCATGTTGACGAAACCCCATGGAAAAACAACGGCAAGCTCAACTGGCTCTGGGTAATGGCCAGTTCGGTGGTCGCCTATTTCATGGTCCACACCCATCGCTCCAAGGATGCTTTTGAATCCTTGGTCGGAGGCTGGGAAGGCATCCTGGTCAGTGACGGCTATCGATTGTACCAAAACTGGGTGCATGCCCGCCAAACCTGCCTGGCCCACCTGATCCGCCGGGCCAAGGGATTGGCCGAGCGCAAAGATCCGGAGCTTGTTCAATGTGGAACTTGGGCCCGAGATGAACTGCGCCGCCTCTGCAGGATGGCTAAGGATCCACCGACAAAAGCTGAGTGGCACGCATTTTACGCCCGGCTCAACCGGTTGATCGCGCTGTATATCGATTCCGACAGCGAAGCGGGGAAGCTTGTCCGCCATATCGACACGGAAATGGGCTCGCTTTTTACCTTCTTGCTTGAGGAGGGCGTTGACCCGACCAACAATTTCGGAGAACGGATGCTGCGCTATGCCGTGCTCTGGAGAAAACGCAGCCAGGGGACCAGCAGCGACAAAGGCAACCGCTGGGTGGAACGCATCGTTTCGCTCAGGCAAACCTGCCGCTTGCAGGGTAAGTCATCCTTTCACGTCCTCGTTGACGCGATGGATGCATTCTTCAAAGATCAACAACCTGACCTGGAGTGGATCAGGTCGGCGACTTGA